Proteins found in one Aquila chrysaetos chrysaetos chromosome W unlocalized genomic scaffold, bAquChr1.4 W_unloc_2, whole genome shotgun sequence genomic segment:
- the LOC121232960 gene encoding uncharacterized protein LOC121232960, whose protein sequence is MRNKQDELEAQNYDIIGISETWWNESHDWSAGMEGYRLFRRDRRGGGVTLYVRERLDCTALTVSGDVVESLWVRIRGMENKGEVVVGVYYRSPSQDVSTDGLFYRQLGEISGSVALVLMGDFNCPDITWEYHTAVTSRSWKFLKSVGDNFLSQVLREPTRKDALLDLLFVNREGIVGDVLVGGCLGHSDHEMVEFKIFSVMRKQDSRVATLDFRRANFKLFRELLSRVPWESAFEGLGVHECWSVFKQHLLEAQENIGPILVEDGHLTNRDEEKAEAFNAFFLPQSLIIRIVLGLPGPLSRRTMTAGTVTFHLWTLKL, encoded by the exons atgagaaacaaacaggatgaaCTGGAAGCACAGAACTATGATATCATTGGTATTAGTGAGACTTGGTGGAATGAGTCCCACGACtggagtgctgggatggagggctacaggctgttcaggagGGACAGGCGAGGTGGAGGTGTCACACTATATGTAAGGGAGAGGCTTGATTGTACAGCCCTTACAGTTAGTGGTGATGTGGTGGAGAGCCTCTGGGTGAGGATTAgggggatggaaaacaaaggagaggTTGTAGTGGGTGTCTACTACCGATCACCCAGCCAGGATGTAAGCACTGATGGGTTATTCTATAGGCAATTAGGAGAAATCTCTGGATCAGTagcccttgtccttatgggaGATTTCAACTGCCCAGACATCACCTGGGAATATCATACTGCTGTGACAAGCAGGTCTTGGAAATTCCTGAAGTCTGTAGGAGATAACTTCTTGTCACAGGTACTCAGGGAGCCAACTAGGAAAGATGCCCTCCTAGACTTGCTATTTGTGAATAGAGAAGGAATCGTGGGGGATGTGTTGGTaggtggctgtcttggccacagtgatcatgaaatggttgagtttaaaattttcagcgtaatgagaaaacaggacagcagagttgctaccctggacttcaggagagcaaactttAAGCTATTCAGGGAGCTGCTTAGCAGAGtaccctgggaatctgcttttgagggcttAGGAGTGCATGAGTGCTGGTCAGTTTTTAAGCAGCaccttttagaagcacag GAAAACATTGGACCAATACTTGTTGAAGACGGTCACCTGACaaatagggatgaagaaaaagcggaggcattcaatgctttttttttgcctcagtctttaataatacgGATAGTCCTTGGGCTGCCCGGTCCCCTGAGTCGGAGGACCATGACTGCgggaacagtgactttccatttgtggacactgaaattgtaa